A portion of the Oxynema aestuarii AP17 genome contains these proteins:
- a CDS encoding CBS domain-containing protein has translation MLLNDRLFYASALDYAIDRYPIVVGPDASLEQVLALMSQVRSSCPLPEKAVAPNGPMLPSIRASCVLVMEAAPTVSEQLAHLHVTGAIATVSTAICPQKLGIFTERDIVRLTAAGVNFKHVKVAEVMSAPAITVQQSETHDMFAVLSLFRQHRIRHLPMLDKNNHLIGIVTPETIRAALQPVNLLTKLRYVKDVMSRDVVHAPENACALHLAELMNREQVSCVVITRDTRDRQTPAISMPVGIVTERDIVQFQALELDLKNLQAKDVMSSPLFDLSPEDSLWFAHEQMQTHNVRRLVVSGKQGELLGIVSQTSLLHALRPTEMYGLIEALQQVVEDRTKELTVANEQLQKEVEERSRAEVALQEAHDNLQQLVAERTAELEAANAKLKQDIRERQRVEAALRQSEARLRQQTKELEAALEELQQTQFQLIQAEKMSSLGQLVAGVAHEINNPVNFIYGNLAHATEYIRDLLKLVKLYQREYTNPSAQIERVSEEIDLDFLMGDLPKLVSSMQIGSERIRQIVLSLRNFSRLDEAEMKCVDLHEGLDSTLLILQHRLKAKGNGPEIEIIKEYGDLPLVECYPGPLNQVFMNILSNAIDALELAAAEGELERGESPGETHWQRPSSQPAAPGEENTRRQPQGNSPCIRICTSFIRESSEPRSPHLRPSSGGGEDKGAIAPYDAQRTVGSPVPYVAIRIADNGPGMSETTRKRLFEPFFTTKPVGKGTGLGLSIGYQIVVERHGGRLQCLSTPGQGTEFTIEIPIQQQYGNLPRLQTPTGLGMRHKHS, from the coding sequence CAACTCGCCCACCTGCACGTCACCGGGGCGATCGCCACCGTTTCCACGGCGATTTGTCCGCAAAAATTGGGCATTTTTACCGAACGGGATATCGTGCGACTGACGGCGGCGGGGGTCAACTTCAAACACGTCAAAGTTGCCGAAGTCATGAGTGCCCCGGCGATTACCGTCCAACAGTCCGAGACCCACGATATGTTTGCGGTCTTATCCCTATTTCGGCAGCACAGAATTCGCCACCTGCCGATGTTGGATAAAAATAATCATTTAATAGGAATTGTCACCCCAGAAACGATTCGGGCGGCCCTGCAACCCGTCAACTTATTAACGAAACTGCGCTACGTCAAAGATGTCATGAGTCGGGACGTCGTCCACGCCCCGGAAAATGCTTGCGCCTTGCATTTAGCCGAACTGATGAACCGCGAACAAGTCAGTTGCGTAGTCATTACCCGCGATACCCGCGATCGCCAGACCCCGGCGATCTCGATGCCCGTCGGAATCGTCACCGAACGGGATATCGTTCAATTCCAAGCCTTAGAACTCGATTTAAAAAACCTGCAGGCGAAAGACGTCATGAGTTCGCCCCTATTCGACCTCAGCCCCGAAGATTCCCTCTGGTTCGCCCACGAACAGATGCAAACCCACAACGTGCGGCGCTTGGTCGTCTCCGGGAAACAAGGGGAATTACTCGGAATCGTCTCTCAAACCAGCTTGCTGCACGCCTTGCGGCCCACGGAAATGTACGGCTTGATCGAAGCCTTGCAGCAAGTCGTCGAAGACCGGACTAAAGAACTGACCGTCGCCAACGAACAACTGCAAAAAGAAGTCGAAGAGCGATCGCGCGCCGAAGTGGCGTTACAAGAAGCCCACGACAACTTACAACAACTCGTCGCCGAACGCACCGCCGAACTCGAAGCCGCCAACGCCAAACTCAAACAAGATATCCGAGAACGCCAGCGCGTCGAAGCCGCCTTGCGCCAGTCGGAAGCGCGCTTGCGCCAGCAGACCAAAGAACTCGAAGCGGCCCTCGAAGAACTCCAACAAACCCAATTCCAACTCATTCAAGCCGAAAAAATGTCCAGTCTCGGACAATTGGTGGCGGGGGTGGCCCACGAAATTAACAATCCGGTGAATTTTATTTATGGCAATCTCGCCCACGCCACGGAATACATTCGCGACTTGCTCAAATTAGTCAAACTGTACCAACGCGAATATACCAACCCGTCGGCACAGATCGAACGAGTCAGCGAAGAAATCGACCTCGATTTTTTAATGGGGGATTTGCCCAAATTAGTTTCGTCGATGCAAATTGGTTCCGAACGGATTCGTCAAATCGTCTTGAGTTTGCGAAATTTCTCGCGGTTGGACGAAGCGGAAATGAAGTGCGTGGATCTGCACGAAGGACTCGACAGTACCTTGCTGATTTTGCAGCATCGACTGAAAGCGAAAGGGAACGGGCCGGAAATCGAAATTATTAAAGAATATGGGGATTTGCCTTTAGTGGAATGCTATCCCGGACCGCTCAATCAAGTGTTTATGAATATTTTGAGTAATGCGATCGACGCCCTGGAACTGGCCGCCGCCGAGGGGGAGCTAGAGAGGGGCGAATCTCCTGGGGAGACGCACTGGCAACGCCCATCGTCGCAACCCGCCGCCCCGGGAGAGGAGAATACACGACGACAACCCCAGGGAAATAGTCCTTGTATTCGGATTTGTACCTCATTTATTCGCGAAAGTAGCGAACCGCGATCGCCGCACCTGCGTCCGTCCTCGGGGGGTGGGGAAGACAAGGGGGCGATCGCCCCTTACGACGCCCAACGCACCGTTGGCAGCCCGGTGCCCTACGTGGCGATCCGGATTGCCGATAACGGTCCGGGAATGAGCGAAACCACCCGCAAACGCTTATTCGAGCCGTTTTTCACCACCAAACCCGTCGGTAAAGGGACGGGTTTGGGCCTGTCGATTGGCTATCAAATCGTCGTCGAACGGCATGGCGGACGCTTGCAATGTCTTTCGACCCCCGGACAGGGAACCGAATTCACGATCGAAATTCCGATCCAGCAGCAGTACGGCAACTTACCGCGCTTGCAAACGCCGACGGGGTTGGGAATGCGTCACAAACATTCTTGA
- the serS gene encoding serine--tRNA ligase, translating to MLDLKQIRDRSDAILDLLKRRSDEYDLAPLLAVDRQQRDLETERSQLQARSNEIGKTIGQKMKSGSKPQDPDILALKEEGNQIKTQIAELEPRERQLKAELERQLLDLPNLPDESTPLGKSEAENVEVRRWGDEYLPSNPERIRPHWEIAEQMGILNTERAVKVAQSRFISLVGNGAALERALIAFMLDRQIEAGYLEVIPPLLVNSDTLRGTGQLPKFAEESFKCDADDLWLIPTAEVPVTNLYRDEILQAEDLPIYHCAHTPCFRREAGAYGKDTRGLIRLHQFNKVELVKLVHPDTSEAEHQSLVQDAEAILQALKLPYRVLELCSGDLGFSARKCYDLEVWLPSSGKYREISSCSNCGDFQARRAGIRFKEPGKKGTRFVHTLNGSGLAIGRTMAAILENYQLADGTIRVPEVLQPYLKREVL from the coding sequence GTGCTGGACCTCAAGCAAATTCGGGATCGATCGGACGCCATTCTCGATCTCCTCAAACGACGCAGCGACGAGTACGACCTCGCCCCCCTTCTCGCCGTAGACCGCCAACAACGGGACTTGGAAACCGAGCGATCGCAACTGCAAGCCCGCAGTAACGAAATTGGCAAAACGATCGGCCAAAAAATGAAGTCCGGCAGCAAACCTCAAGACCCGGACATCCTCGCCCTCAAAGAAGAAGGCAATCAAATTAAAACCCAAATCGCCGAACTCGAACCGCGAGAACGCCAACTCAAAGCCGAACTCGAACGGCAATTACTCGACCTGCCCAACTTACCCGACGAGTCCACCCCCCTCGGCAAAAGCGAAGCCGAAAACGTCGAAGTCCGACGCTGGGGCGACGAATATCTGCCCTCGAATCCGGAACGGATCCGCCCCCACTGGGAAATTGCCGAGCAAATGGGCATCCTCAACACCGAACGCGCCGTCAAAGTCGCCCAAAGCCGTTTTATCAGCTTAGTCGGCAACGGCGCCGCCCTCGAACGCGCCCTGATTGCCTTCATGCTCGATCGCCAAATCGAAGCCGGATATCTCGAAGTGATTCCGCCCTTGCTCGTCAACAGCGACACCTTGCGCGGGACCGGGCAGTTACCGAAATTCGCCGAAGAAAGCTTTAAATGCGATGCGGACGACCTCTGGCTGATTCCCACCGCCGAAGTCCCCGTCACCAATCTCTATCGCGACGAAATCCTCCAAGCCGAAGACTTGCCGATCTACCACTGCGCCCATACCCCCTGTTTCCGGCGCGAAGCGGGCGCCTACGGCAAGGATACCCGAGGTTTAATTCGCCTGCATCAATTTAATAAAGTCGAATTGGTTAAACTCGTCCACCCGGACACCTCCGAAGCCGAACATCAATCCTTGGTGCAGGATGCGGAAGCGATTTTACAGGCGTTGAAACTGCCCTATCGGGTTTTGGAACTGTGTAGCGGCGACCTCGGCTTCAGCGCCCGCAAATGTTACGACTTAGAAGTGTGGTTGCCTTCGTCGGGTAAGTATCGAGAAATTTCGAGCTGTTCCAACTGCGGCGACTTCCAAGCCAGACGGGCCGGAATTCGCTTTAAGGAACCGGGAAAGAAAGGGACGCGCTTCGTGCATACCCTCAACGGTTCCGGATTGGCGATCGGTCGCACGATGGCAGCTATTTTAGAAAATTACCAGCTTGCCGACGGTACGATCCGAGTGCCAGAGGTGCTGCAACCGTATTTAAAACGGGAAGTTTTGTAA
- the rseP gene encoding RIP metalloprotease RseP: MSVLAAIAVLAVLIFVHELGHFMAARLQGIHVNRFSIGFGPILWKYQGPETEYALRGFPLGGFVGFPDDDPESTIPPDDPNLLRNRPILDRAIVISAGVIANLIFAYFLLVGQVATVGVQDINYEPGVLIADVVTDNSAAERAGLEAEDIILAAAGRDLGRSPKAIQAFKKAIETHPQQTIQLQVQREEQILTLDITPDRSEDGQGIIGVRLAPNGKIVRRRADNLFGALASGAAEFQEISVLTAQGFAQLIRNFSETADQVSGPVAIVAIGADIAKSDAGNLFRFAALISINLAIINILPLPALDGGQLAFLAIEGVRGKPLPTHIQDGVMQTGLMLLLGLGIFLIIRDTAQLDWVQKLLE, from the coding sequence ATGTCGGTTTTGGCAGCGATCGCAGTTCTGGCAGTTCTGATCTTCGTCCACGAACTCGGCCACTTCATGGCCGCCCGCCTTCAAGGGATTCACGTCAATCGCTTCTCGATTGGCTTCGGGCCGATCCTGTGGAAGTACCAAGGCCCGGAAACCGAGTACGCCCTACGCGGCTTTCCATTGGGAGGATTTGTCGGCTTTCCCGACGACGACCCCGAAAGTACAATTCCCCCGGACGACCCCAACTTATTGCGAAATCGTCCGATTCTGGATCGGGCGATCGTCATCAGCGCCGGAGTGATCGCTAATTTAATCTTTGCCTACTTTCTCCTCGTCGGCCAAGTCGCCACCGTCGGGGTTCAAGACATCAACTACGAACCCGGCGTCTTAATTGCCGATGTCGTGACGGACAACTCCGCCGCCGAACGGGCGGGGTTGGAAGCGGAAGATATCATTCTCGCCGCCGCCGGACGGGATTTAGGGCGATCGCCCAAAGCCATTCAAGCCTTTAAAAAGGCGATCGAAACCCACCCCCAACAAACCATCCAACTGCAAGTCCAACGGGAAGAGCAAATTTTAACCCTCGACATTACCCCCGACCGCAGTGAGGACGGTCAGGGCATTATCGGCGTGCGCCTCGCCCCCAACGGCAAGATCGTGCGGCGTCGGGCCGATAATTTATTCGGCGCCTTAGCCTCCGGGGCCGCCGAATTTCAGGAAATCTCCGTACTCACCGCCCAAGGATTCGCCCAATTGATTCGCAATTTCAGCGAAACCGCCGACCAAGTCTCCGGTCCGGTGGCAATTGTCGCCATTGGCGCCGATATCGCCAAATCCGATGCGGGAAACTTGTTCCGCTTTGCGGCATTAATTAGTATCAACCTGGCGATTATCAATATTCTGCCCCTTCCAGCCCTCGATGGCGGTCAGTTGGCGTTTCTGGCGATCGAAGGGGTTCGGGGTAAACCCTTACCCACCCACATTCAAGATGGGGTCATGCAAACCGGATTGATGTTGTTATTGGGTTTGGGGATCTTCCTGATTATTCGCGATACCGCCCAATTGGATTGGGTGCAGAAGTTGTTGGAATAG
- the nth gene encoding endonuclease III: protein MNITHKLSSKKQRALEILIRLKREYPQVCCTLNYETPVQLLVATMLSAQCTDDRVNQVTPALFARFPDAEALAGAELGELETLVRSTGFYRNKAKNIRGACRAIAEKFNGEVPKRMELLLELPGVARKTANVVLANAYGINQGVTVDTHVKRLSKRLGLTEQSDPVKVERDLIRLVPQEDWENWSIRLIYHGRAVCKARQPECGRCLLADLCPAAEI from the coding sequence ATGAACATCACTCACAAACTTTCGAGCAAAAAACAGCGCGCCTTAGAAATTCTGATTCGGCTCAAGCGCGAATATCCCCAAGTGTGTTGTACCCTCAATTACGAGACTCCGGTACAGTTGCTCGTCGCTACGATGTTGTCGGCGCAATGTACGGACGATCGCGTCAACCAAGTGACCCCGGCTCTCTTTGCCCGCTTTCCCGATGCCGAGGCCCTGGCGGGGGCGGAGTTGGGCGAGTTGGAAACCTTGGTGCGATCGACGGGATTTTATCGCAATAAAGCCAAGAATATTCGAGGGGCTTGTCGGGCGATCGCCGAAAAATTTAACGGAGAAGTTCCCAAACGCATGGAACTGCTGCTCGAATTGCCCGGAGTGGCCCGCAAAACCGCGAATGTGGTCCTCGCCAACGCCTACGGAATCAATCAAGGGGTGACCGTCGATACCCACGTCAAACGGCTCAGCAAGCGCTTGGGACTGACCGAACAGAGCGATCCGGTCAAAGTCGAGCGGGATTTGATTCGCTTAGTGCCTCAAGAAGATTGGGAAAATTGGTCGATCCGGCTGATCTACCACGGGCGGGCGGTGTGTAAGGCGCGCCAGCCCGAGTGTGGGCGCTGTTTGCTGGCAGATTTATGTCCGGCGGCAGAGATTTAA
- the rpsN gene encoding 30S ribosomal protein S14 translates to MAKKSMIEREKKRERLIEKYAEKRAELKEQFAKAETAAEKMEIHRKLQRLPRSSSRTRHRNRCWMTGRPRGYYRDFGLSRNAIREMAHEGLLPGVVKSSW, encoded by the coding sequence ATGGCTAAAAAGTCGATGATCGAGCGCGAGAAAAAGCGCGAACGTCTGATCGAGAAGTATGCCGAAAAGCGTGCCGAACTCAAAGAACAGTTCGCTAAAGCGGAAACGGCGGCGGAGAAAATGGAGATCCACCGCAAGTTACAACGGCTGCCGCGCAGCAGCTCCCGCACGCGCCACCGCAATCGTTGTTGGATGACGGGTCGTCCGAGAGGCTACTATCGCGATTTCGGTCTGTCTCGCAATGCGATTCGCGAAATGGCTCACGAAGGGCTGTTACCCGGCGTGGTCAAGTCGAGCTGGTAA
- the aat gene encoding leucyl/phenylalanyl-tRNA--protein transferase — protein MEFDIPAIIRGYARGYFLMANDPDGELAWYTSNARALVPLDDRFRYPKSLRRVLNQERFATAIDRDFRGAIEGCADRETTWICDDLKEIYWQLHQHGWAHSFETWQGDRLAGGILGLAIGGAFIGESMFFKIPDGSKVAMVKLVEHLRSRGFVLFDAQMNNPHLERFGAYTIAAEEYDDLLARAIATQCSFLP, from the coding sequence ATGGAGTTCGACATACCTGCAATTATTCGGGGATATGCCCGGGGCTATTTTCTGATGGCTAACGATCCCGATGGAGAGTTAGCCTGGTACACGAGTAACGCCCGAGCGTTGGTTCCCCTAGACGATCGCTTTCGCTATCCGAAATCGTTACGACGAGTGCTCAATCAAGAGCGCTTCGCGACGGCGATCGATCGCGACTTCCGGGGAGCGATCGAAGGCTGCGCCGATCGCGAGACGACGTGGATTTGCGACGATCTCAAGGAAATTTACTGGCAATTACACCAACACGGGTGGGCCCACAGTTTTGAAACCTGGCAGGGCGATCGTCTCGCCGGAGGGATTTTAGGTTTAGCGATCGGCGGCGCCTTTATCGGCGAATCGATGTTTTTCAAGATCCCGGACGGGTCGAAAGTGGCGATGGTCAAATTGGTGGAACATTTGCGATCGCGCGGGTTTGTCTTATTCGACGCCCAAATGAACAACCCCCACCTCGAACGGTTTGGGGCGTACACGATCGCCGCCGAGGAATACGACGACTTGCTCGCCCGGGCGATCGCCACCCAATGCAGTTTTCTCCCTTAA
- a CDS encoding DUF3598 family protein, whose amino-acid sequence MGNQWDNFLHNLGRWQGSFAQFSPEGEALSETPTLLLLEGLENDERARLTLQRFAPGARPGADEPVSELVREYRSFGRDILFFDDGAFSQGTIQLGPFSEFGAEFGFVDENRRLRLVELFAPEGHLKNLTLIRESRAGSEAVESPPLKLEQLLGTWEGTAQTLYPDWRSADVMQTRLVLEAIAPSQVRQTLSFTVGLQNGQIESIASIEGDRLHFEGGSRPTSVLLLPGGASATFPVKVERRQSFFIEAGWLVRPNYRQRLIRRYSDRGEWESLTLVGERKIDI is encoded by the coding sequence ATGGGCAATCAATGGGATAATTTCCTGCACAATCTCGGACGATGGCAAGGATCGTTCGCCCAATTTTCGCCGGAAGGGGAAGCCTTGAGCGAAACGCCGACCCTGCTCCTCCTCGAAGGTTTGGAGAACGACGAGCGCGCCCGTTTGACCCTGCAACGGTTTGCTCCCGGCGCCCGTCCGGGGGCGGACGAACCTGTCAGCGAACTGGTGCGCGAATATCGATCGTTCGGGCGCGATATCCTCTTTTTCGATGACGGCGCTTTCTCTCAAGGGACGATCCAACTCGGTCCGTTTTCGGAATTTGGCGCTGAATTCGGCTTTGTAGACGAGAATCGCCGCCTGCGTTTGGTGGAACTGTTCGCGCCGGAAGGACACCTCAAAAATTTGACCCTGATTCGCGAAAGTCGTGCGGGGTCTGAGGCGGTGGAGAGTCCCCCTCTGAAGCTGGAGCAGTTATTGGGAACGTGGGAAGGAACGGCCCAAACCCTTTATCCGGATTGGCGGAGTGCCGACGTGATGCAAACGAGGTTGGTGTTGGAGGCGATCGCCCCCTCTCAAGTCCGCCAAACTCTTTCATTTACCGTCGGGTTGCAAAACGGTCAAATCGAGTCGATCGCCTCGATCGAGGGCGATCGCTTGCACTTTGAGGGGGGTTCTCGCCCGACGTCGGTGTTACTGTTACCGGGGGGCGCTTCGGCGACCTTCCCGGTGAAGGTAGAGCGCAGACAGTCGTTTTTTATCGAGGCGGGTTGGTTGGTGCGACCGAATTACCGTCAGCGCTTGATTCGCCGTTATAGCGATCGCGGCGAGTGGGAAAGTTTGACTCTGGTGGGCGAGCGCAAAATCGACATTTAA
- a CDS encoding tetratricopeptide repeat protein, which translates to MKRRTGKVVVGLWLASWCAGLAIACSGVALPTPAPAIAQNPPTSTTTGEDLEPFVRRPADGREPLRELVREEVDRAFTRNTNPIYALLVALAVLPAIAAIGVWRIFADLHRQVEHYKAEIESLKADTLVQLQSAIREGQQSLDRLERANDRPETAPGSPLGKGTPTTLQSPQTARSSTPEPLEVAEKDREGTAMDWVKQGNQLFFEGRYEAAIAAYDRGIQLKGDYHQAWSNRGSALFHLEQYEAAIAAYDEALRIKPNYAEAWHNRGGALMQLQRYLDAIASYERATDLNKEYFEAWHDRGVALAAVEQYEEALICIDRALLFKPDYPQAWYDRGKTLAQLGRHDEANFCYEQAIHYQADYPEAWVERGRAMVALNRYEEAIECYDKAVAIDPDAAEAWYLRGVALTHLKRYEIAIRAYKQALKLQENDPRIWGDLGQALVETGVYPEAIAAYDRALQQQPKAPHLHYALARLYARQGNGALAIDYLERAMGLDREGLRSLATEDPFLEPIRQDERFWEILTG; encoded by the coding sequence ATGAAACGCAGAACGGGCAAAGTTGTCGTGGGATTGTGGTTGGCAAGTTGGTGTGCGGGTCTGGCGATCGCCTGTAGCGGCGTCGCGCTGCCGACCCCCGCCCCCGCGATCGCCCAAAATCCCCCAACCTCGACGACGACCGGGGAAGATCTCGAACCGTTTGTCCGACGGCCCGCCGACGGTCGCGAACCCCTGCGCGAACTGGTCCGCGAAGAGGTCGATCGCGCCTTTACCCGCAATACCAATCCCATTTACGCTTTACTCGTCGCCCTCGCCGTGTTGCCCGCAATCGCGGCGATCGGGGTGTGGCGAATCTTCGCCGACTTGCACCGTCAAGTGGAGCATTACAAAGCGGAAATCGAAAGCCTCAAAGCCGATACGCTGGTGCAACTGCAAAGCGCCATCCGGGAAGGACAGCAGTCCCTCGATCGCCTCGAACGCGCCAACGATCGTCCGGAAACTGCCCCCGGGTCGCCCTTGGGCAAAGGAACCCCCACGACCCTACAATCGCCACAGACGGCCCGATCGTCAACGCCGGAACCCTTGGAGGTTGCCGAAAAAGACCGAGAAGGAACGGCGATGGACTGGGTAAAACAGGGAAATCAACTGTTTTTCGAGGGTCGTTACGAAGCGGCGATCGCCGCTTACGACCGAGGGATCCAACTCAAAGGAGATTATCACCAAGCCTGGAGCAATCGCGGCAGTGCCTTATTTCACCTGGAACAGTACGAAGCGGCGATCGCGGCGTATGACGAAGCCTTACGCATCAAGCCCAACTATGCGGAAGCTTGGCACAATCGCGGCGGGGCCTTGATGCAATTACAGCGCTATCTAGACGCGATCGCCTCCTACGAACGGGCGACGGATTTAAATAAAGAATATTTTGAAGCGTGGCACGATCGCGGCGTGGCCCTGGCGGCGGTGGAACAGTACGAAGAAGCGCTAATTTGCATCGATCGCGCCTTATTATTCAAACCGGATTATCCGCAAGCCTGGTACGATCGCGGCAAAACCCTCGCCCAACTCGGACGCCACGACGAAGCCAACTTTTGCTACGAACAAGCAATTCACTACCAGGCGGACTATCCGGAAGCCTGGGTCGAACGCGGTCGGGCGATGGTGGCGTTAAATCGCTATGAAGAGGCGATCGAATGCTATGACAAAGCCGTCGCGATCGATCCCGATGCTGCCGAAGCCTGGTATCTGCGCGGGGTGGCCCTGACCCATCTCAAGCGCTACGAAATCGCCATTCGCGCCTACAAACAAGCCTTAAAATTACAAGAAAACGACCCTCGAATTTGGGGAGATTTAGGCCAAGCCTTAGTAGAAACGGGGGTCTATCCCGAGGCGATCGCCGCTTACGATCGCGCCTTGCAACAGCAGCCGAAGGCGCCACATCTGCACTATGCTCTCGCTCGATTGTACGCCCGTCAGGGAAATGGCGCGTTGGCGATCGACTATTTAGAGCGGGCCATGGGTCTCGACCGGGAAGGTTTGCGATCGCTCGCCACGGAAGATCCCTTTTTAGAACCGATCCGCCAAGACGAACGATTTTGGGAAATCCTCACCGGGTGA
- a CDS encoding TPR end-of-group domain-containing protein, with product MTINPCAANSTASLTPATARRRSAVGVVPRVRIPLNWLKHGSLTLAAIAVCVGSATAQTPPPPPRPLTSPTASPTAQPTASPSPTASPTTQPTASPSPAPTATPAASEATPAQSLSAPEPEATPAADAAIADPQLQEQIQAEVDRAFTRAMSPLNTLLIALTLFPIAATVFGIWLLRRSIGDRIVNEVKEQIGQELKAEIEAELIGGGDRPSESALAPMLPNPAEEKNAQLNELISMALATQNLLNEARNTLEESMKMQNKVGEPFREVFGLYLKQGFELFHEGKYQQSLEMYERATQVDPDCYDAWLGRGVALTELQQYDEAISSYNKAIRVHAEQSDPWYGKARCYALKNDVDMVVDNLKRAIALNPQIRDLIQTNPDFDCVRETEAFDNLVREI from the coding sequence ATGACCATCAACCCCTGCGCCGCCAACTCTACGGCATCTCTCACCCCTGCGACCGCACGGCGTCGGTCTGCGGTCGGTGTTGTCCCCCGGGTTCGCATTCCCCTCAACTGGCTCAAACACGGCAGTTTGACCCTCGCCGCGATCGCGGTGTGCGTCGGTTCCGCAACCGCGCAAACCCCGCCCCCACCGCCGAGACCCCTGACCAGTCCGACCGCTTCGCCGACGGCCCAACCTACGGCGTCTCCGAGTCCGACCGCCTCGCCGACGACCCAACCTACGGCGTCTCCGAGTCCTGCGCCCACCGCCACCCCCGCCGCGTCCGAAGCCACTCCGGCCCAGTCCCTATCGGCCCCGGAACCGGAAGCAACCCCCGCCGCAGATGCGGCGATCGCCGATCCTCAGCTTCAAGAACAAATTCAAGCGGAAGTCGATCGCGCCTTCACCCGGGCTATGAGTCCGCTCAATACCTTATTAATTGCCCTGACCCTGTTTCCCATTGCCGCAACCGTATTCGGAATTTGGCTGTTGCGACGCAGCATCGGCGATCGCATCGTCAATGAAGTTAAAGAACAAATCGGACAGGAGTTAAAAGCCGAAATCGAAGCCGAATTGATCGGCGGGGGCGATCGCCCTTCAGAAAGCGCTTTAGCCCCGATGTTACCGAATCCGGCAGAAGAGAAAAACGCCCAACTCAACGAGCTGATTTCGATGGCGTTAGCCACCCAAAACTTGCTCAACGAGGCGCGCAATACCCTCGAAGAGTCGATGAAAATGCAAAATAAAGTCGGCGAACCCTTTCGCGAAGTGTTCGGACTGTATCTCAAACAAGGATTCGAGTTATTCCACGAAGGGAAATATCAACAATCGTTGGAAATGTACGAACGCGCTACCCAAGTCGATCCCGACTGTTACGATGCCTGGTTGGGTCGCGGGGTTGCCCTGACGGAATTACAACAATATGACGAGGCGATTTCTTCTTATAATAAAGCGATTCGCGTTCATGCCGAACAGTCCGATCCCTGGTATGGAAAAGCCCGGTGCTATGCGTTAAAAAATGATGTCGATATGGTGGTGGACAATCTCAAACGGGCGATCGCGCTCAACCCTCAAATTCGTGATTTAATTCAAACCAATCCGGATTTTGATTGCGTTCGTGAAACGGAAGCTTTCGATAATTTGGTGCGAGAAATTTAA
- a CDS encoding sensor histidine kinase: MEDEKRPQESLALEVRQLREQVRQLRQEKNDLEILLENTIEHSDFIENELLKAKEAAELANRAKSEFLANMSHELRTPLSGILGYAELLVEDENLTEDQKSDLNKIHECGQHLLNLISDILDLAKIEARRLELETATFNFPAFVQNLGDLFSMRSDRKNIHFNCNLYSSLPLRVRGDRKRVRQILLNLLSNAVKFTESGTVTLNVGYLNQLGEWEGENEETSHLAERQRIRFEVIDTGMGIPEEKIEEIFLPFRQIKNQKSSEEGTGLGLTITKKLVELMNGEIVVTSQLGRGTMFSVEFCLPEVIDYQDSYELTSEAFKSAKMFSSPYPEES; encoded by the coding sequence ATGGAGGACGAAAAAAGACCCCAAGAATCGCTCGCCTTGGAAGTTCGCCAACTGCGCGAGCAAGTCCGCCAGTTACGACAAGAAAAAAACGATTTAGAGATTTTATTAGAAAACACGATCGAACATTCGGATTTTATCGAAAATGAGTTATTAAAAGCCAAGGAGGCCGCCGAACTCGCCAATCGAGCGAAAAGTGAGTTTTTGGCGAATATGAGTCACGAACTGCGGACTCCGTTAAGCGGCATTCTCGGCTATGCCGAACTGTTGGTAGAAGATGAAAATCTGACCGAAGATCAAAAAAGCGATCTGAATAAAATTCACGAATGCGGCCAACATTTATTAAATCTGATTTCCGATATTTTAGATTTGGCCAAAATCGAAGCACGTCGCTTGGAATTAGAAACAGCAACTTTTAATTTTCCCGCTTTCGTCCAAAATCTCGGGGATTTATTCTCGATGCGATCGGATCGAAAAAACATTCATTTTAATTGCAATCTTTATTCTTCTTTACCCCTTAGAGTGCGCGGCGATCGCAAGCGAGTCCGGCAAATTTTACTCAATTTATTAAGTAACGCGGTTAAATTTACCGAGTCGGGAACGGTCACCCTCAATGTCGGTTATTTGAATCAATTGGGAGAATGGGAAGGGGAAAATGAAGAAACTAGTCACCTCGCCGAACGCCAGCGAATACGCTTTGAAGTGATCGATACCGGAATGGGAATTCCCGAGGAAAAAATCGAAGAAATTTTTCTGCCGTTCCGACAAATAAAAAATCAAAAATCTTCGGAAGAAGGCACCGGATTGGGGTTGACGATTACTAAAAAGTTAGTGGAACTCATGAATGGTGAAATTGTCGTGACCAGTCAGCTAGGACGGGGAACCATGTTTTCCGTCGAGTTTTGCCTTCCAGAAGTGATAGACTATCAAGATAGTTACGAATTGACTTCGGAAGCGTTTAAATCGGCAAAGATGTTTTCATCTCCCTATCCAGAAGAGAGTTAA